A region from the Panicum hallii strain FIL2 chromosome 1, PHallii_v3.1, whole genome shotgun sequence genome encodes:
- the LOC112874114 gene encoding probable long-chain-alcohol O-fatty-acyltransferase 4 codes for MSTALMDGELGALVKVSAVVWAAMSYARLAAARLRPGAPRLAALLPVVVLLYTIPFAFSTTTFRGTSGFFLTWLGSFKLLLLAAGSGPLEPSLRLHQFVCSASLPVKLRQSTGKQKSKAPVRGPARILLCGAVIPAIIYAYQFKNSMNRYQVLALYTLHIYFSLDLLLATVHIVIHDLLGMEMEPQVDHPYLASSLRDFWGRRWNLMVPSILRPSVFRPVRARLGTAAGVLATFLVSGLMHELMFYYIMWTPPSGEVTAFFVLHGACAAAEGWWASHAGWWRPPRAAAVPLTLAFVAGTGFWLFFPAMVEGGLDEMVLQECQGMVVLMEQAGRRLAGATDLVSSTM; via the coding sequence ATGTCGACGGCGCTAATGGACGGCGAGCTCGGCGCTCTTGTGAAGGTCTCGGCGGTTGTGTGGGCGGCGATGTCCTACGCCCGCCTCGCCGCGGCGCGTCTCCGGCCCGgcgcgcctcgcctcgccgcgcTCCTACCCGTTGTCGTGCTCCTCTACACGATCCCCTTCGCATTCTCGACCACCACATTCCGCGGCACCTCGGGCTTCTTCCTCACCTGGCTCGGCTCCTTCAAGcttctcctcctcgccgccggcagcggACCGCTCGAACCATCCCTCCGTCTCCACCAGTTCGTCTGCTCTGCTTCCCTCCCTGTCAAGCTCCGGCAGTCCACCGGCAAACAAAAGAGCAAAGCTCCCGTCCGCGGCCCCGCCAGGATACTCCTCTGCGGCGCCGTCATCCCGGCCATCATCTACGCGTACCAATTCAAGAACTCCATGAACCGGTACCAGGTCCTCGCCCTGTACACCCTGCACATCTACTTCTCGCTGGATCTCCTCCTCGCCACCGTCCACATCGTGATCCACGACCTCCTCGGCATGGAGATGGAGCCGCAGGTGGACCACCCGTACCTGGCGTCGTCGCTGCGTGACTTCTGGGGCCGGCGCTGGAACCTCATGGTGCCCTCCATCCTCCGGCCGTCGGTGTTCCGCCCCGTGCGCGCGCGCCTCGGCACCGCGGCCGGCGTCCTCGCGACGTTCCTCGTGTCCGGCCTCATGCACGAGCTGATGTTCTACTACATCATGTGGACCCCACCCAGCGGCGAGGTGACGGCGTTCTTCGTCCTGCACGGCGCGTGCGCGGCCGCGGAGGGCTGGTGGGCGTCGCACGCGGGGTGGTGGCGCCCGCCGCGGGCGGCCGCGGTGCCGCTGACGCTGGCGTTCGTGGCGGGGACGGGGTTCTGGCTGTTCTTCCCAGCCATGGTCGAGGGCGGTCTTGACGAGATGGTGCTGCAGGAGTGCCAGGGCATGGTGGTGCTCATGGAgcaggccggccggcggctcgccggcgccACGGATCTCGTCTCCTCGACCATGTGA
- the LOC112872681 gene encoding probable long-chain-alcohol O-fatty-acyltransferase 4 codes for MPHHSVVTVPLAAAFAMLYARFVTTFVGPGLSRLLFLAPVLTLLFILPFAAPLYSTRGTAAFFLAWLGEFKLLLLASGRGPLDPALHPVPFVFTATLPVKLLRHSPDAAAVAEKDSLPLLSSSIKVAIMVALLQVFHGKDQMHPYATFALYGIVIYCFLDFLLPCLAALGRALGMGLEPQFDKPYLSTSLQDFWGRRWNLMASAVLRPAVYIPVRARLGAPAGVLATFLVSGLMHEVIAYYITFQLPTGQLTAFFLLHGASMCAERWCARRWPNARLPRVVATPLVVLFVLSTALWLFFPPLFGDGMDDRFIAEFNALLASLVDAGGRLLRLAGIAR; via the coding sequence ATGCCGCACCACTCCGTCGTCACCGTTCCGCTGGCGGCTGCCTTCGCCATGCTCTATGCTCGCTTCGTCACTACCTTCGTCGGCCCCGGCTTGAGCCGCCTTCTTTTCCTCGCGCCGGTGCTCACCCTCCTCTTCATACTTCCCTTCGCCGCCCCACTCTACAGCACTCGCGGCACAGCCGCCTTCTTCCTCGCCTGGCTCGGTGAGTTcaagctcctcctcctcgcctccgGCCGTGGTCCGCTGGACCCGGCCCTCCATCCCGTCCCGTTCGTGTTCACCGCCACGCTCCCGGTGAAGCTCCTCCGGCACAGCCCGGATGCCGCGGCCGTGGCGGAGAAGGATTCTCTGCCTCTCCTTTCTTCAAGTATCAAGGTCGCCATCATGGTGGCGCTCCTACAAGTTTTCCACGGCAAGGACCAGATGCACCCTTACGCAACCTTTGCCCTCTACGGCATCGTCATTTACTGCTTCCTCGACTTCCTGCTGCCGTGCCTCGCCGCGCTGGGGCGCGCACTGGGCATGGGTCTGGAGCCGCAGTTCGACAAGCCGTACCTCTCGACCTCGCTCCAGGACTTCTGGGGCCGGCGCTGGAACCTCATGGCCTCGGCCGTGCTCCGGCCGGCCGTCTACATCCCTGTCCGGGCGCGCCTCGGTGCCCCCGCCGGCGTGCTCGCCACGTTCCTCGTGTCGGGGCTCATGCACGAGGTGATCGCTTACTACATCACCTTCCAGCTTCCCACGGGGCAGCTCACGGCGTTCTTCCTCTTGCACGGCGCGTCGATGTGCGCCGAGAGGTGGTGCGCGCGGAGGTGGCCCAACGCAAGGCTGCCGCGCGTGGTGGCCACGCCGCTCGTCGTGCTGTTCGTGTTGAGCACAGCGTTGTGGCTCTTCTTCCCGCCGCTCTTCGGGGACGGGATGGACGACCGCTTCATCGCCGAGTTCAACGCGCTGTTGGCGTCCTTGGTGGACGCCGGAGGGAGGCTACTCCGGCTGGCCGGGATAGCTCGCTAG